In the genome of Triticum urartu cultivar G1812 chromosome 5, Tu2.1, whole genome shotgun sequence, one region contains:
- the LOC125509609 gene encoding putative clathrin assembly protein At4g40080, with translation MGLKLLRLAATLLSPGAASPASGADAQGAVLRATAHHPSTAPPSAHHLDALLAFGRGSRLSAAALASAFTDRLRAAASGGGDAAVALKCLVALRVLLARGAFILRDQLLVALLRHPASGRNPLALAAFPLGRSFAAASWVRFSARLLEVLLLLPDASCDPDHLTALPNPRLVSELAAFASVAAAVRQAPPPSCAPQAHALVWEAVRLAEEDRVTAERNIAARVREMGERLDTLGLADAMELVCVLKRVEESAASPPEWKWAGLDEAVVADARRLRERAEEVLLRRTEQDRRLLRRDPAWSASARVAMLPARGGDGPAVRFGSSRWSGAVPSWR, from the coding sequence ATGGGCCTCAAGCTCCTGCGGCTCGCGGCGACGCTGCTCTCCCCGGGGGCCGCCTCCCCGGCCTCCGGCGCCGACGCGCAGGGCGCGGTGCTGCGGGCGACGGCGCACCACCCGTCCACGGCCCCGCCGTCCGCGCACCACCTGGACGCGCTCCTCGCCTTCGGCCGCGGCTCGCGCCTCTCCGCCGCGGCGCTCGCGTCCGCCTTCACGGACCGCCTGCGCGCCGCGgcctccggcggcggcgacgccgccgtggccCTCAAGTGCCTCGTCGCGCTCAGGGTCCTGCTCGCCCGCGGCGCCTTCATCCTCCGCGACCAGCTCCTCGTCGCCCTCCTCCGCCACCCGGCCTCCGGCCGCAACCCGCTCGCGCTCGCCGCCTTCCCGCTCGGCCGCTCCTTCGCGGCCGCCTCCTGGGTCCGCTTCTCCGCGCGCCTCCTCGAGGTGCTCCTCCTGCTGCCGGACGCCTCCTGCGACCCCGACCACCTCACCGCGCTCCCCAACCCGCGCCTCGTCTCCGAGCTCGCCGCCTTCGcctccgtcgccgccgccgtccgccaggCGCCGCCCCCTTCCTGCGCGCCGCAGGCCCACGCCCTCGTCTGGGAGGCCGTCCGGCTCGCCGAGGAGGACCGCGTCACGGCGGAGCGCAACATCGCCGCGAGGGTCCGGGAGATGGGCGAGCGCCTCGACACGCTCGGCCTGGCGGACGCGATGGAGCTGGTGTGCGTGCTGAAGCGGGTGGAGGAGAGCGCGGCGTCCCCGCCGGAGTGGAAGTGGGCGGGGCTGGACGAGGCCGTCGTGGCCGACGCGCGGCGGCTGCGCGAGCGCGCCGAGGAGGTGCTGCTGCGGAGGACGGAGCAGGACAGGCGGCTGCTGCGGAGGGACCCGGCGTGGAGCGCGTCCGCGCGCGTCGCCATGCTGCCGGCCCGCGGCGGCGACGGCCCGGCCGTCCGGTTCGGCTCCTCGCGGTGGTCCGGCGCAGTTCCTTCGTGGCGATAG
- the LOC125509610 gene encoding E3 ubiquitin-protein ligase ATL6-like: MGPARCADGRRWLLLLIVLAVADFGAAQQNQNPPPPGGQYYTNFSPSMAIVIVVLIAAFFFLGFFSVYIRHCYGDSPYSATTLPLGAGAAARSRRQQRGLDPAVLETFPTMAYADVKEHKAVKGALECAVCISEFDDDETLRLLPKCSHVFHPDCIDTWLASHVTCPVCRANLVPDADDADAPAAGDQPAELSGVHPAPQPQELPAPEAEAAHAVVIDVEESEDERIIREETDELTRIGSLKRALRSKSSRGPARFPRSHSTGHSLATRASTGTGAGAERFTLRLPESVLREVVAAGKLRRTKSLVAFTAGRQGSMRRALRLGGGGGGDGSSRGGRSVRLGQSGRWPSFLSRTFSAAWGSRSTRRAESDGSSKGGKPAGPGGKSVECNDQACAAGQRV; encoded by the coding sequence ATGGGGCCGGCACGCTGCGCCGATGGCCGCCGATGGCTCCTCCTCCTGATCGTGCTCGCCGTGGCAGACTTCGGGGCGGCGCAGCAGAACCAGAACCCGCCGCCGCCGGGCGGGCAGTACTACACCAACTTCAGCCCGTCCATGGCGATCgtcatcgtcgtcctcatcgccgccttcttcttcctcggctTCTTCTCCGTCTACATCCGCCACTGCTACGGCGACAGCCCCTACTCGGCCACCACGCTCCCGCTCGGCGCCGGCGCGGCGGCGCGCTCGCGGCGGCAGCAGCGCGGGCTCGACCCGGCCGTCCTCGAGACCTTCCCCACCATGGCCTACGCCGACGTCAAGGAGCACAAGGCCGTCAAGGGCGCGCTCGAGTGCGCCGTCTGCATCAGCGAGTTCGACGACGACGAGACGCTCCGCCTCCTGCCCAAGTGCTCCCACGTCTTCCACCCGGACTGCATCGACACCTGGCTCGCGTCCCACGTCACCTGCCCGGTCTGCCGCGCCAACCTCGTCCCCGACGCCGACGACGCCGACGCCCCGGCCGCCGGCGATCAGCCGGCCGAGCTGTCGGGCGTCCATCCCGCCCCGCAGCCGCAGGAATTGCCGGCGCCTGAGGCGGAGGCGGCGCATGCCGTCGTCATCGACGTGGAGGAGAGCGAGGACGAGCGGATCATACGGGAGGAGACCGACGAGCTGACGCGCATCGGCAGCCTGAAGCGCGCGCTGCGGTCCAAGTCCAGCCGCGGGCCCGCGCGCTTCCCGCGCTCGCACTCCACAGGCCACTCGCTCGCCACGCGAGCCAGCACCGgcaccggcgccggcgccgagAGGTTCACGCTGCGGCTGCCGGAGAGCGTGCTCCGGGAGGTGGTCGCGGCCGGCAAGCTCCGGCGGACGAAGAGCCTCGTCGCGTTCACGGCCGGCCGCCAGGGCAGCATGCGCCGCGCCCTccggctaggcggcggcggcggcggcgacgggagCAGCCGCGGCGGGAGGAGCGTGCGGCTGGGCCAGTCCGGGCGGTGGCCATCGTTCCTGTCGCGGACCTTCTCGGCGGCGTGGGGGTCGAGGTCGACACGGAGGGCCGAGTCGGACGGGTCGAGCAAGGGCGGGAAGCCGGCCGGCCCCGGCGGCAAGTCAGTGGAGTGCAACGACCAGGCGTGCGCGGCTGGGCAACGTGTTTAG